From a single Shewanella donghaensis genomic region:
- a CDS encoding acyl-CoA thioesterase yields the protein MPFTSETETLENEHYSDEITARIEQSESRVIKAIFPSNTNHHNTLFGGDALAWMDETAFIAATRFCRKSLVTVSSDRIDFKKAIPAGSLAELIARVIHVGNTSIKVEVNIYLEDMYKDMREHAIRGVFTFVAVDEDRTPTQVWP from the coding sequence ATGCCCTTCACTAGTGAAACCGAAACCTTAGAAAATGAACATTATTCTGATGAAATAACCGCTCGAATTGAGCAATCTGAATCTCGGGTGATTAAAGCCATTTTTCCTTCAAATACAAACCACCATAACACTCTCTTTGGTGGTGATGCTTTAGCATGGATGGATGAAACCGCCTTTATTGCCGCTACGCGTTTTTGTCGTAAATCTTTAGTCACAGTGAGCTCAGATCGAATTGACTTTAAAAAGGCGATCCCTGCTGGGAGTTTAGCAGAACTTATTGCTCGAGTAATACATGTGGGTAACACCTCTATAAAGGTTGAAGTTAATATTTACTTAGAAGACATGTATAAAGATATGCGCGAGCATGCCATTCGAGGGGTGTTTACCTTTGTCGCCGTTGATGAGGATCGAACACCAACTCAAGTGTGGCCATAA
- a CDS encoding response regulator transcription factor: MKPQNLNIIIADDHPLFRNALRQALNNAFQGTNWFEADSAEALQKVLDDRASDLDLILLDLQMPGSHGYSTLIHLRGHYPNIPVVVISAHEDIQTISRAIHYGSSGFIPKSASMDTLKEALDAVLIGDIWLPKGTEILPVSDDPSSQMASKLSDLTPQQYRVLQMFAEGLLNKQIAYDFGVSEATIKAHATAIFRKLGVRNRTQAVIALQQLEMEKVDLS, from the coding sequence ATGAAGCCACAAAATTTAAATATAATCATTGCAGATGACCATCCACTTTTTAGAAATGCATTAAGACAAGCGTTAAATAATGCCTTTCAAGGAACCAATTGGTTTGAAGCAGATAGCGCTGAAGCGCTGCAGAAAGTGCTAGATGATAGAGCAAGTGATCTTGACTTGATTCTACTCGATCTTCAAATGCCCGGTTCACACGGTTACTCCACGTTAATCCATTTACGTGGTCATTATCCGAATATTCCTGTGGTTGTTATATCAGCACACGAAGACATTCAAACCATAAGTCGTGCTATCCATTATGGCAGCTCAGGTTTTATTCCAAAATCAGCATCTATGGATACACTAAAAGAAGCACTTGATGCTGTGCTGATTGGCGATATTTGGTTACCCAAAGGGACTGAAATATTACCCGTTTCAGACGATCCTTCAAGTCAAATGGCCAGTAAACTATCAGATCTTACTCCACAACAATATCGCGTGTTACAAATGTTTGCTGAAGGTTTGTTAAATAAACAAATCGCTTATGACTTTGGCGTATCTGAAGCCACTATCAAAGCCCATGCGACTGCAATATTTCGTAAACTTGGCGTTCGAAACAGAACTCAAGCCGTTATTGCTCTGCAACAATTAGAAATGGAAAAGGTCGACCTATCTTAA
- a CDS encoding DUF938 domain-containing protein, with the protein MSQLPFSQACENNKQPILSHLESVFSQSKQVLEIGSGTGQHCVFFAENLPHLTWQASDQNAYLPHLNQRIEMEGSENLLPAFGLDVTLTWPSNLISDKLDGLYTANTLHIMSKSMVEYFFDGLGQYLHLNSNVAIYGPFNYQGQYSSESNASFDIWLKQNNPDSGIRDIEWILKLASDQGLSLQDDIEMPANNRLLHFIRTQV; encoded by the coding sequence ATATCTCAACTGCCATTTTCACAAGCTTGTGAAAACAATAAACAACCGATTTTGTCTCACCTTGAATCGGTTTTTTCGCAATCCAAGCAGGTATTAGAAATTGGCAGTGGCACTGGCCAACATTGCGTATTTTTTGCTGAAAATCTTCCTCACTTGACCTGGCAGGCCAGTGATCAAAATGCCTACCTCCCCCATTTGAATCAGCGAATTGAAATGGAAGGTTCAGAAAATTTGTTACCGGCATTTGGCCTTGATGTCACTTTGACTTGGCCGAGTAATTTAATATCAGACAAGCTTGACGGTTTATATACTGCAAACACTCTGCATATTATGAGTAAATCAATGGTTGAGTATTTTTTTGATGGTTTAGGACAGTATCTACATTTGAATAGCAACGTCGCAATATATGGCCCTTTCAATTATCAAGGGCAATATAGCAGTGAAAGTAACGCCTCATTTGATATATGGCTTAAGCAAAATAATCCTGATAGTGGCATTAGAGATATTGAATGGATTTTAAAGCTTGCTAGCGACCAAGGCTTGAGTTTACAAGATGATATTGAAATGCCTGCCAACAATAGATTACTGCACTTTATTCGAACTCAGGTTTGA
- a CDS encoding D-hexose-6-phosphate mutarotase: MGSVTTKKHPNGLDFVEINTALCQARIFHQGAQIDIFQPTDKAPLLWVSDADDYQPGNGIRGGIPICWPWFGASEITGFPQHGFARTSLWSLSSVKMRDQIVDLIFTLKITNEQQQYWPHDTEISVLFSLSDTLSVSIVNKNNGDYPISFTQALHTYFPIGDIHKLSATGFENSKYIEFGKGPYSQESDKVNFNRETDRVYTELGDTQILHTLEGDIQVSRDNSQSAVLWNPWIDKSQRLSRFKDDDYLTMVCHETANVLEDEVKLLPGESHTLTTHIRWL; the protein is encoded by the coding sequence ATGGGTTCGGTTACCACTAAAAAACACCCAAACGGTTTGGATTTTGTCGAAATAAATACCGCACTTTGCCAGGCAAGAATTTTTCATCAAGGTGCACAAATTGATATATTTCAACCTACAGACAAAGCCCCGCTATTATGGGTTTCTGACGCTGATGACTATCAACCCGGCAATGGTATTCGTGGCGGTATTCCAATCTGCTGGCCTTGGTTTGGAGCGAGTGAGATAACAGGATTCCCACAACATGGCTTTGCACGAACCAGTTTATGGTCTTTATCCTCTGTAAAGATGCGTGATCAAATTGTAGATTTAATTTTTACTTTAAAAATAACCAACGAACAGCAACAATATTGGCCACACGATACTGAAATAAGTGTTTTATTCTCATTATCAGACACCTTAAGTGTGAGCATTGTGAATAAGAATAACGGTGATTACCCGATTAGTTTCACCCAAGCACTTCACACCTATTTTCCTATCGGCGATATCCACAAACTTTCAGCAACTGGATTTGAAAACTCGAAATATATTGAGTTTGGAAAAGGGCCATACTCGCAAGAGTCAGATAAAGTTAATTTCAATCGGGAAACAGACCGCGTATATACCGAACTTGGAGACACGCAGATACTTCACACCTTAGAAGGTGACATCCAAGTTAGCAGAGATAATAGCCAGTCAGCAGTATTGTGGAACCCATGGATAGACAAGTCTCAACGACTATCGCGTTTTAAAGATGATGATTATCTGACAATGGTTTGCCATGAGACTGCCAACGTTTTAGAAGATGAAGTGAAGTTATTACCAGGTGAAAGCCATACACTAACGACGCATATTCGCTGGTTATAG
- a CDS encoding YdbH domain-containing protein encodes MTVRIFTVKRLFIFIFVALAIGLVVLQQNFRALALSALNTLASPYDIRIKKVAFNISSIDHINFDVIELEYEDSHIKLSNIELRLQNGFRSLQNMSFNLEDITAFTIDTINVELGHSFLKRRFLGKNDGNDNESNLGLSSNKLPFIQFNTINIYWPDDKTSGQPFIQTRDLTLSHLTPEHLTETSALTSLQGKLLLMQQPLINVDVSLNKLNWELKSEIDLHQLIGSILTFNESVIERQSKTVNQDEQQGLLLLSKFLDPILSPIANANYAFHGQWNSQTTLVLASSEISSQNEITNIEISPTIGNTLNQNILFKPEIPLNIEISYQPLADIYASTQTSAKTSAKTSAQATDIDKPSNQISAVISPLTWKQTTTKQDLIDLGGYIDEQSAGFTAALLTQLDNVIINKKRLITDNVYKGSLLQESPLESKSSIDWLISIDSPITVDISLADESSDLGHFYQLHTNTINAQLTHPLLTTQLRLKDNNIALNDHNTQLATTIKLDVLQNMEADLSGFDAIEKSIIIDEFELSTEISAVISTNHKTEHKSRGSTAADNSEATTKQSQTSIKVISPTQIKLANLALMLGNKVISFEHIDWQEKLGSALMIDESGTTINLDSFALGFDTFSMFDVVNKDGLIIGDESLDIKIAQFSLDAQQEIQLSIPSKPLENDTDINMPLIKSSQNQKSLMGILLAQTNRANLTWQLDDISIDKLTMNRAKLRRYPALRLNSLNLEQAISLQSQLLTSTEQWQLDELSLSSYHLLQLPKNNNPMSVAGQWRTESDLAPLLNVFSQTQMLPSELNVSGKNKFEAGFALLENQGISLFEMKFEQSLTELEALYNDWFFYDGNINANCQFNWQQANSISTKTYSQSRLLCQETALSIAEAYVGINLENLNFNANISLGKDAQIPPKNWLQEISGLSDTEINLTASGKLLDGEFLLPEFHVKLQDESEAYLILNGISLQALLEAQPQVGVYADGIFDGVLPATLIDGKVNISGGHLAARTPGGLIQVSDNPALEQLKTTQPYLELVVQALEHLQYSELISTLDMQNNGDASIAIKVKGKSQDIERPIHLNYSHEENLFQLFKSTQIGNQLQNDIERSVK; translated from the coding sequence ATGACAGTTCGTATTTTTACTGTTAAGCGATTATTTATCTTCATCTTTGTTGCTTTAGCAATTGGCCTAGTCGTGCTTCAACAAAATTTCCGCGCTTTAGCATTAAGCGCATTAAATACCCTCGCCTCGCCTTATGATATCCGTATTAAAAAAGTAGCATTTAATATAAGCAGTATTGACCATATTAACTTTGATGTAATTGAACTTGAATACGAAGATAGCCACATTAAACTAAGTAATATCGAACTCCGTTTACAAAATGGTTTTCGTTCACTGCAAAACATGTCCTTTAATCTAGAGGATATTACTGCATTCACAATTGACACTATCAATGTAGAGCTTGGTCACTCTTTTCTTAAACGGCGTTTCTTAGGCAAGAATGATGGCAATGACAATGAATCTAATTTAGGCTTAAGCTCAAATAAGCTCCCCTTCATTCAATTTAATACGATAAATATTTACTGGCCAGATGACAAAACCTCAGGCCAGCCATTTATTCAAACAAGAGATTTAACCCTAAGTCACTTAACCCCAGAGCACTTAACTGAAACTAGCGCCCTTACATCCCTCCAAGGCAAGTTGCTGTTAATGCAACAACCCCTAATAAATGTCGATGTATCGTTAAACAAACTTAACTGGGAACTTAAGTCGGAAATTGATTTGCACCAATTGATTGGGAGTATTCTCACCTTTAATGAATCAGTGATTGAACGTCAATCTAAAACCGTTAATCAAGATGAGCAGCAAGGTTTATTATTACTTTCGAAATTCCTAGACCCCATACTATCGCCTATAGCAAATGCCAATTATGCCTTTCATGGTCAGTGGAATTCACAGACCACATTAGTATTAGCTAGCAGTGAAATTAGTAGCCAAAATGAAATTACCAATATTGAAATATCCCCAACGATTGGAAACACGCTCAATCAAAACATCTTATTTAAACCCGAAATACCTTTAAATATTGAGATCAGTTACCAACCATTGGCTGACATTTACGCCAGCACTCAAACTAGTGCTAAAACCAGTGCTAAAACCAGTGCTCAGGCAACCGATATTGATAAACCAAGCAACCAAATATCTGCGGTTATTTCGCCGTTAACTTGGAAACAAACTACCACTAAGCAAGACCTTATTGACTTAGGTGGTTACATTGATGAGCAATCAGCAGGATTTACCGCTGCACTTCTCACTCAATTGGACAATGTCATTATTAATAAGAAACGATTAATAACCGACAATGTCTATAAGGGCTCATTACTACAAGAATCTCCTCTTGAAAGTAAATCCAGTATTGATTGGTTAATTAGCATCGACTCACCTATTACTGTCGATATTTCACTTGCTGACGAAAGCAGCGATTTGGGCCATTTCTATCAGCTACACACCAATACAATAAATGCCCAATTAACTCATCCGCTACTCACGACTCAGCTAAGATTAAAAGATAATAATATCGCGCTAAATGACCATAACACCCAGCTAGCAACGACGATAAAATTAGACGTTTTGCAAAATATGGAAGCCGATTTAAGCGGTTTTGATGCGATAGAGAAATCAATAATTATTGATGAGTTTGAGCTATCTACAGAGATATCAGCGGTAATATCTACTAATCACAAAACTGAACACAAGAGTCGCGGCTCAACAGCGGCTGATAACAGCGAAGCAACGACTAAACAGAGCCAAACCAGTATTAAGGTCATCAGCCCAACTCAAATTAAACTGGCTAATTTGGCATTGATGCTAGGTAATAAAGTCATATCATTTGAGCATATTGACTGGCAAGAAAAGCTCGGCAGTGCGTTAATGATTGATGAAAGTGGTACCACAATTAATCTTGATAGTTTCGCATTAGGTTTCGACACATTTTCTATGTTCGATGTGGTGAATAAAGATGGATTAATCATTGGTGATGAGTCTCTCGACATAAAAATAGCTCAATTTAGTCTTGATGCACAACAAGAAATACAACTGTCTATCCCATCCAAACCGCTGGAAAATGACACCGACATCAATATGCCATTGATAAAAAGTAGCCAAAATCAAAAAAGCTTAATGGGAATATTATTAGCACAAACTAATCGAGCAAACTTAACTTGGCAGCTAGATGATATTTCTATTGATAAATTAACCATGAATCGAGCCAAATTACGCCGATACCCAGCTCTAAGGCTGAATTCATTAAACCTAGAACAAGCAATCTCGTTACAAAGCCAATTACTCACCAGTACGGAACAATGGCAGCTCGATGAGTTATCGCTTTCTAGCTACCATTTATTGCAATTACCTAAAAATAACAATCCGATGTCAGTTGCTGGGCAGTGGCGAACAGAGTCCGACTTAGCACCACTACTTAATGTGTTTTCACAAACACAAATGCTGCCTAGTGAATTAAACGTATCAGGAAAAAACAAATTTGAAGCGGGTTTTGCATTACTTGAAAACCAAGGTATATCACTGTTTGAAATGAAGTTTGAACAATCATTAACTGAATTAGAGGCACTGTATAATGATTGGTTTTTTTACGATGGTAATATTAACGCAAATTGCCAGTTCAACTGGCAGCAAGCTAACAGTATATCAACTAAAACCTATAGCCAAAGCCGACTTCTTTGCCAAGAAACAGCGTTATCAATTGCAGAAGCCTATGTAGGCATTAACTTAGAAAACCTCAATTTCAACGCCAATATCTCACTAGGTAAAGATGCCCAGATCCCCCCTAAAAATTGGTTACAAGAAATCAGCGGTTTAAGTGACACCGAAATTAATTTAACCGCCAGTGGAAAACTACTTGATGGTGAGTTTTTATTACCGGAATTTCACGTAAAACTGCAAGATGAATCTGAAGCTTATTTAATCCTCAATGGCATTAGTTTACAGGCTTTACTCGAAGCACAACCCCAAGTAGGAGTGTATGCTGACGGTATTTTTGATGGTGTTTTACCTGCAACATTGATCGATGGTAAAGTGAATATATCAGGGGGGCATTTAGCCGCAAGAACGCCAGGTGGGTTAATACAAGTCTCAGACAATCCAGCCTTAGAACAGCTCAAAACCACTCAACCTTATTTAGAGCTTGTAGTACAAGCCCTGGAACATCTGCAATACTCAGAGCTCATAAGTACCCTAGACATGCAGAACAATGGCGATGCAAGTATTGCTATCAAGGTAAAAGGAAAGAGTCAGGATATTGAACGCCCTATACATTTAAACTACTCTCATGAAGAGAATTTATTTCAATTATTCAAAAGCACGCAGATTGGTAACCAACTGCAAAATGATATCGAACGTTCCGTGAAGTAA
- a CDS encoding YnbE family lipoprotein — translation MKTQSIYSLVLLFSIVLLVGACTPTVKIEPPDKPIVINLNVKIEHEITIKIDKELDILLEDDELF, via the coding sequence GTGAAAACTCAGTCGATTTACAGTTTAGTACTATTATTCTCGATAGTATTGTTAGTTGGAGCCTGTACTCCTACAGTTAAAATTGAGCCACCAGACAAACCTATTGTGATCAATCTAAATGTAAAAATTGAACATGAAATCACCATAAAAATAGACAAGGAACTCGATATTCTTTTAGAAGATGACGAGTTGTTTTAG
- a CDS encoding YdbL family protein, with amino-acid sequence MTTRIMALLLAFCMALTLSFNAYALTLQQAKNQGLVGEKTNGYLGLVVNNNDAKTLMTEVNSKRKLHYQKIAKKNKLSTEDVALRAAKKAMAAADKDHFYQTPQGKWAQK; translated from the coding sequence ATGACAACAAGAATCATGGCCTTACTATTGGCATTTTGCATGGCTTTAACACTCAGCTTTAATGCGTATGCATTGACCTTGCAACAAGCCAAAAACCAAGGCTTAGTCGGTGAAAAAACTAACGGATACCTCGGTTTAGTGGTCAATAATAATGACGCTAAAACATTAATGACAGAAGTGAACAGCAAAAGAAAACTGCATTATCAAAAAATTGCTAAAAAGAATAAGCTATCAACTGAGGATGTTGCCCTAAGAGCAGCAAAAAAAGCCATGGCAGCAGCAGATAAGGATCATTTTTATCAAACACCCCAAGGGAAATGGGCACAAAAGTAA
- a CDS encoding substrate-binding periplasmic protein, producing the protein MLMTTSVHALPVVNVGGYLFAPYVNVTNEGLFQGFTIDLINALNNQQSKVDFQFVNTSIENRYQAYELGRFDLMLFESKIWGWENFNPEFIPLDIKDGEVYITLRDELKNQDYFNSFAGKSLSLVSGYHYKFAEWNTNTSVLSTHFDIQFVHTNKASIESVVKGRADIAPVTYSYLKHYFLINPKAESKLLISDRFDQQYTHSVLLNPNAIVSAAEIKQWLAGIKDSGQLRRIAEKYNVDL; encoded by the coding sequence ATGCTGATGACTACATCGGTACATGCCCTGCCAGTTGTCAACGTTGGCGGATATTTATTCGCGCCTTACGTAAACGTGACTAACGAAGGTCTATTTCAAGGTTTTACCATTGACCTTATTAACGCACTGAATAACCAACAATCTAAAGTTGATTTTCAATTCGTTAATACCAGCATTGAAAACCGCTACCAGGCATATGAGTTAGGTCGTTTTGATTTAATGTTATTTGAAAGTAAGATTTGGGGCTGGGAGAATTTTAATCCTGAATTTATTCCACTTGATATAAAAGATGGAGAGGTTTATATCACTCTACGAGATGAGCTTAAAAATCAGGATTACTTCAATTCATTTGCAGGAAAATCATTAAGTCTGGTCAGTGGATATCATTACAAATTTGCCGAGTGGAACACTAATACTAGTGTGTTATCGACACATTTTGACATTCAATTTGTTCATACAAATAAAGCATCTATAGAAAGTGTCGTTAAAGGCAGAGCCGATATTGCTCCAGTGACCTATTCTTATCTAAAGCATTATTTTTTAATCAATCCAAAAGCTGAATCAAAACTTCTAATCTCAGATAGATTTGATCAGCAATATACCCATAGTGTCTTATTAAATCCTAATGCAATAGTTTCAGCTGCAGAAATCAAACAATGGCTTGCAGGAATTAAAGATTCAGGTCAATTGCGCCGAATTGCAGAAAAATATAATGTTGATTTATAA
- a CDS encoding GNAT family N-acetyltransferase — translation MTQVDSHTFFTGEHVILEPLTLEHVPALCLAAADGNLWELWYTTVPHPDDMKAYVDKALDQEARGESLAFVVRDKTSGEIIGSTRICNWDQANRRLEIGYTWYAKRAQRTSVNTETKLIILNYAFSTLDVMAVEFRTHWHNQASRQAIMRLGAKQDGVLRNHKLLKNGTVRDTVVYSIIDSEWPTVEQHLKHRLAHYQQ, via the coding sequence ATGACACAGGTAGACAGTCATACTTTTTTTACTGGTGAACATGTCATTCTAGAACCATTAACACTGGAACATGTACCAGCACTATGCCTTGCTGCAGCGGATGGTAATTTATGGGAGCTTTGGTATACCACAGTCCCACATCCTGATGATATGAAGGCTTATGTCGATAAAGCATTAGATCAAGAGGCACGAGGTGAATCTTTAGCTTTTGTTGTCAGAGATAAGACTTCAGGCGAAATCATTGGCAGCACCCGAATTTGCAATTGGGATCAAGCTAATCGCCGTTTAGAGATTGGTTACACTTGGTACGCTAAACGTGCCCAAAGAACTTCTGTGAATACAGAAACCAAGTTGATCATTCTAAATTATGCATTCTCAACCCTAGATGTTATGGCTGTTGAGTTTAGAACTCATTGGCATAATCAAGCGTCTAGACAGGCAATCATGCGTTTAGGCGCTAAGCAAGATGGTGTGTTGAGAAATCATAAGTTATTAAAAAATGGCACCGTTAGAGATACCGTAGTGTATTCAATTATCGATAGCGAATGGCCAACAGTAGAGCAACACTTAAAACATCGTTTGGCGCATTATCAACAATAA
- a CDS encoding multidrug effflux MFS transporter, with product MSSNTPSVSSAQNSPHLAMLIPMLAAIVAITPLAIDMYLPAMSAIALSYSTHVTTVQQSLSIYLAGYALGMLTFGPLADRFGRRPLVILGLSGFTIVSLLISLCHNIELFLALRFAQAFIGAAATVVVPGYIKEIYGDNTAKGMSYVSLIMMLAPLLAPSVGSLILEAGEWPLIFLSQSCYAIFLLGIVLFKLKMPSDKAKDARSTKSFLAAYKTVFTRQGVKLNITCGVLTSFAFFCYLTASPFIYMEVFQLDKTLFSILFSTNVGALMLANIVNSRIVGRFGSNRMLFAATVFATLAAVGLLIVNILGLSYHFTVGMLIPLMGCLGVMSVNADAIVLMKFKKETGTATAVIGTLRFGFGALAGPLLAFFYTGTAVPFSAMMLGAIILVMVCLLFQRTLPVR from the coding sequence ATGTCTTCTAATACCCCTTCTGTGTCTTCAGCACAGAACTCTCCTCATCTTGCCATGCTCATCCCTATGTTGGCAGCGATTGTGGCAATTACACCACTCGCTATTGATATGTATTTACCCGCCATGTCAGCGATTGCACTGAGTTACTCAACACATGTCACTACCGTTCAGCAGTCATTAAGTATCTATTTAGCAGGCTACGCGCTGGGTATGCTCACATTCGGGCCTCTTGCAGATAGATTTGGTCGAAGACCCTTAGTCATTCTCGGTTTAAGTGGTTTTACCATTGTCAGTTTACTTATCTCTTTATGCCACAATATTGAGCTTTTCCTAGCGCTGCGCTTTGCGCAAGCTTTTATAGGCGCGGCAGCTACGGTCGTTGTACCGGGCTATATCAAAGAAATTTACGGCGACAACACAGCAAAAGGCATGTCATATGTCAGCTTGATTATGATGTTGGCGCCATTACTCGCACCCAGTGTGGGCAGTTTGATCCTTGAAGCTGGTGAGTGGCCACTGATATTTTTAAGTCAGAGCTGTTATGCCATTTTCTTACTTGGCATAGTGTTATTTAAACTAAAAATGCCCAGTGATAAAGCCAAAGACGCTCGCAGTACTAAATCGTTTTTAGCAGCATACAAAACTGTTTTTACTCGCCAGGGGGTTAAACTCAATATCACCTGCGGCGTGCTAACCTCATTTGCCTTCTTTTGTTATTTAACGGCATCGCCGTTTATTTACATGGAAGTGTTTCAGCTTGATAAAACCTTATTCTCGATTTTATTTAGTACCAATGTCGGTGCGTTAATGTTGGCTAATATTGTTAATTCAAGAATTGTTGGCCGTTTTGGTTCAAACAGAATGTTATTTGCTGCTACGGTATTTGCCACATTAGCAGCTGTAGGTTTATTGATAGTGAATATATTGGGATTAAGCTATCACTTTACTGTTGGTATGCTGATCCCATTAATGGGTTGCTTAGGCGTGATGTCAGTCAATGCTGATGCTATTGTGCTAATGAAGTTTAAGAAGGAAACGGGGACTGCTACAGCTGTCATAGGGACGTTACGTTTTGGTTTTGGTGCCCTTGCAGGTCCCTTACTCGCATTCTTCTATACTGGTACAGCGGTTCCCTTTTCAGCCATGATGCTTGGCGCTATTATTCTGGTCATGGTTTGCTTACTGTTTCAGCGCACTCTGCCAGTTAGATAA
- a CDS encoding LysE family translocator, which yields MDPTVIMLMLSAAVFCATMTGTPGPNNVLLANSGANFGVRATIGHMIGIRVGQTSLHVAMLLGLGSLFEAWPLLHEILKYASISYLVYLAIKIATQHGRTKASERAKPISLIEAAFFQWINPKTWMASITLLSAFTISGDLYWVTAIGGVIVFNLVGLPMSLVWVLLGSLISKKLNTEIRQRNFNWAMAALLLSTLPMVMI from the coding sequence ATGGATCCGACTGTAATTATGCTGATGTTATCGGCGGCAGTTTTTTGTGCCACGATGACGGGAACACCAGGGCCTAATAATGTGTTGCTGGCCAATTCAGGTGCTAATTTTGGTGTAAGAGCGACCATAGGACACATGATTGGTATTCGTGTCGGCCAGACTAGTTTGCATGTGGCGATGTTGTTGGGGTTAGGCTCGTTATTTGAGGCGTGGCCATTACTGCACGAGATATTAAAATATGCATCAATATCCTATTTAGTTTATCTCGCGATAAAGATAGCAACCCAGCATGGACGTACTAAAGCGAGTGAACGAGCAAAGCCAATATCACTAATAGAGGCAGCTTTTTTTCAATGGATTAATCCAAAAACCTGGATGGCTTCAATTACGCTGTTAAGTGCTTTCACTATTAGCGGAGATTTATATTGGGTTACAGCTATTGGCGGGGTGATTGTGTTTAATCTTGTAGGCTTGCCGATGTCATTGGTTTGGGTATTGTTAGGTTCTTTGATCAGTAAGAAATTGAATACTGAAATCCGTCAGCGCAATTTCAATTGGGCTATGGCGGCATTATTACTGAGCACCTTGCCTATGGTGATGATCTAG